One window of Silene latifolia isolate original U9 population unplaced genomic scaffold, ASM4854445v1 scaffold_88, whole genome shotgun sequence genomic DNA carries:
- the LOC141640521 gene encoding protein FAR1-RELATED SEQUENCE 5-like, with translation MSTNDETTSSSTNNSFMTPRTRIEPLNSLQYITFCPEEKKPKVGQVFGTLESAELFYKEYYTICGFTARLATTKRIKGNELPNSFALRNVVCNRKGVKESRKRKRTDTDTDTAENDAQSDVTDISRVRPITRIDSRALVQFKYQENGTYIVTRFDEAHNHPLSSPESTIFLKGNRKMTEVQKQFVTKVKVLKLGGVKAYRGWKELCGGYDNIGATEVDFKNFVRNIKTYIGNFDAQMFVENLNGKKDTCSSFYFDFIVDENKCLAGVFWADPISA, from the coding sequence ATGAGTACAAATGATGAAACTACGTCTTCTTCTACAAATAACAGCTTTATGACTCCAAGAACAAGAATTGAACCATTAAATTCACTCCAGTACATTACATTCTGTCCAGAGGAAAAGAAACCAAAAGTAGGACAAGTATTCGGAACACTAGAATCAGCAGAGTTATTCTACAAAGAATATTATACAATATGTGGGTTTACAGCAAGACTTGCAACAACAAAAAGGATTAAAGGCAATGAGTTaccaaacagttttgcattaaggaatGTTGTCTGCAATAGGAAAGGTGTAAAGGAAAGTAGGAAAAGGAAGAGGACTGATACTGATACTGATACTGCTGAGAATGATGCACAATCTGATGTGACAGACATAAGCCGTGTGAGGCCGATTACAAGAATTGATAGTCGTGCATTAGTGCAGTTCAAATACCAAGAAAATGGAACTTACATTGTTACCAGATTCGATGAAGCCCATAACCATCCACTTTCTTCGCCGGAATCTACAATATTCTTGAAAGGAAACCGAAAAATGACAGAGGTACAGAAACAATTTGTCACAAAGGTAAAGGTGCTAAAACTAGGTGGTGTGAAAGCCTATAGAGGTTGGAAGGAGCTTTGTGGAGGTTACGACAACATCGGTGCTACTGAGGTTGATTTCAAAAACTTTGTCAGGAACATAAAAACCTACATTGGTAATTTTGATGCGCAAATGTTTGTTGAGAATCTTAATGGGAAAAAAGACACATGCagttcattttactttgattttatagTAGATGAAAACAAGTGTCTGGCTGGAGTGTTTTGGGCAGATCCGATCTCTGCATAA